The window CCGACCGGCTGGCGCAGGGTCGCGCGGGCATCACGCATGACGCAGCCGCGGGTTCAGCACCACATAGAGCATATCGACAAGCAGGTTCACGGCCGTAAACAGCACCGCAAACAGGATCACGATCCCCTGGATCAGCGGCAGATCGCGGTTGATGACGGCGTCGATGGCCATGTTGCCCAGTCCTTCGTAGGAAAAAAGCCGCTCGATGATGACGGTGCCGCCGATCAGGAATGTGAACTGCACGCCGACGAGCGTCAGCGTGGGCAGGATCGCGTTGGGAAGCGCTTCGCGGGTAATCACGCGGGTCTCGGCGTATCCTTTCGTGCGCGCCAACGTGACATAGTCGAGGTGCATCGTCTCTTTCAGCGACTGCTTGAGAAGCTGGGAAATGATCGCGGCCAACGGGATGGCGAGCGCGAGTGCGGGCATGAACATATGCGCCACCAGATCTGCGAACACATCGAACCGCAGCCGGAAGAGGCTTTCGAAAAGAAGAAAGTTGGTGGCGAAATCCGTGTTCAGCGACGGCGAGATACGCCCCGAGATATGAAAGACCGGCCAGACGACGCCAAACAGCAGGATCAGCACAAGCCCCCACAGAAAATCGGGCACAGAAAGCGCTATGCCGGAGGTGACATCAATCGCGCCTTCGGTTTTCCCGTCGCGAAAGCGCGTGCCGGCCAACGCCAGTGCACCGCCCAAGATCACGGCGATGACAAGGGCCATGATGGACAACTCCAGCGTGGCGGGCAGGCGGCCCAGCACCAGTTCCGATACCGGCTGCCGCGCGGTGATCGATGTGCCAAAATCACCCTGCACGACGCCGGAAAGCCAGATGGTGAACTGTTCGAAAATAGATTTGTCGAACCCGTATTGAGCTTGCAATCTGGCAATATCTTCTTCGGTGGCGCCGGGGGGCAGCATCATCGCAATGGGATTGCCGGGCACAACACGGATCACGACAAAAACGATAATCGCAACCCCGAACAGGGTGATCACGGTGCCAACAAGCCGGGCAAGGATACTGCGCAAAAGGGTCATTCGGTCAATTCAGAAGGCGGGGCCCCGACAGCGCAGGGTCCCGTCAGATCCGTCAGGCCCGCGTCATTAGATGGGGCAACAGCGCACCGGACCGGTGCGGCTGCACGACGACGCCCTGCGCGTGCAGGATCGGCTGCACATATTGGAGCAAGGGAATGACCTCGGCATT is drawn from Sulfitobacter sp. S190 and contains these coding sequences:
- a CDS encoding ABC transporter permease — encoded protein: MTLLRSILARLVGTVITLFGVAIIVFVVIRVVPGNPIAMMLPPGATEEDIARLQAQYGFDKSIFEQFTIWLSGVVQGDFGTSITARQPVSELVLGRLPATLELSIMALVIAVILGGALALAGTRFRDGKTEGAIDVTSGIALSVPDFLWGLVLILLFGVVWPVFHISGRISPSLNTDFATNFLLFESLFRLRFDVFADLVAHMFMPALALAIPLAAIISQLLKQSLKETMHLDYVTLARTKGYAETRVITREALPNAILPTLTLVGVQFTFLIGGTVIIERLFSYEGLGNMAIDAVINRDLPLIQGIVILFAVLFTAVNLLVDMLYVVLNPRLRHA